CGCGGTCCATGGTGGAGATCTGCTGGCCGATCCGGACCCCCGGCGTGTCCATATCCACCAGGAGCATGGTGGCGCCGGCGGGGGCAGCGCCTCCCGGCAACGAGCCGTCCAGTGCCGGCGTGCGGACCATCGCGATGCAGAAAGCGGCATTGTTGGCACCGCTGGTGAAACGCTTGTGGCCGTTGACAACCCAGCCGCCGTCCACCTTGACCGCCGAGGACTGCAGGGCGGCCGGGTCCGATCCGGCACCGGGATGGGGTTCAGTCATTCCGAAGCAGGACCGGGCTTCCCCGGAGACCAGCGGACGCAGATACTGCTCCTTTTGTGCCTGCGTTCCGATCAATTCCAACATGTGCATGTTGCCTTCATCCGGTGCCTGGCAATTCAGGACGGTCGGCCCAATCAACGAGTAACCGGCCTCCTGAAAGATCGGCGACCAGAATTTCAGCGGCAGCCCCTGGCCACCGTATTCCCTGGGGGCATGCGGGGCGTAGACCCCGGCGTCCTTGGCCGAGGCGCGCAGCCGGCCGAGGGTGTCCTCGTCCAGCCGTTCACCGGGTGAAGGCTCCGCGGGAATCACCACGGATCGGATAAAGTCCCGGGTGCGCAGACGCAGGTCCTCGACGTCGGAGGGCAGGGTATTCATGCGTGGTGTCCTTTGCTGCTCAGGCGTTGCCGCCGGCAGCCAGCAGGCCGCCGTCGAGGTTGAGGATTTGGCCGGTAATCCAGGCCGCGTCGTCGGACGCCAGGAAGGCCGCGGCGGCAGCCACATCTTCGGGCGTGCCAAGCCGGCCGAGGGGGTAGGCGGCGGCCACCTGCTCTTCCCGGCCTTCATACAGGGCGCGGGCAAACTGCGTCTTGACGACGGCGGGAGCGAGGGCATTGACCCGGATGGCCGGGCCCAGTTCAACCGCCAGGGAACGGGTGAGCTGCTCGATGGCGGCCTTGCTGACACCGTAAAAGCTTATTCCGGGGGATGGCGTCTGTGCGCTGACCGAAGACAAGTTAATGACGGACCCGCCGCGGCCGGCAAAATCGAGCTTTTCGTGATGATAGGCGTCCTGCACCCAGCCGAGCGTGCCGTAAAGATTCACCTCGATGATCTTCCGGGCGGCTTCGGCATCCAGATCCATCAGCGGACCGTACACCGGGTTGATGCCGGCGTTGTTGACCAGGATGTCCAACCGGCCAAAGACGCCCGCAACGGTGTCGAGCACTTCGGCCCGGTGCCCGGCGTCGTCGGATTTTCCGGCAACGGCCAGGACCGTGCCCTCGGGGAACGACGCCGCTGCCTCCTCCAAGGGGCCGGGCTTCCGCGCGGTGATGCAGACCCGGGCGCCCTCCGCCGCCATCCGACGGGCCACGGCAAGACCGATGCCGCGGCTGGCCCCGGTGACTATGGCGGTCTTGCCCTCCAGCCGGCGGGCACTGACGCTGTTTTCCTGCACCTTGACTCCCTTGTCAGAACCGACCCGCTACCAAGCAACCGCTTGGTATGCATGCTGCCTACGCTAAGTCTGGTGCAGGCCACATGATGTGTCAATGCTCACACTGAGCCACCGGATGGCGGCTGGCCCGGTGTGCGCAAAGCAGGATGCGGGGCTCAGCGGTACCGGCGGTGGAGGTTTTCCCCGGCGTCAGGACCATTGGCCCACTCCGAAATCCAGGGGCCGGTCCCTTCGGATTGATCCAGCACTCCCTCCTCCAGCCAGGTGTACCGCCCGGCCAGGACACCTTTCGCGAGCCGGCGGTCCTCGGCATCGGAATTGCGCCACAGGTCATCAAAGAGCGTGTCGGTCCGCACCCGGGACTGGGCGCAGAAGGCGGCGGCCAGTTCAAAGGCTGCCGCTCCCTCCACCGGATCCTTCCGACGCATTGTCTCAGCGCGCATGCAGACAGCAGACATGGCGAACAGCTCGGCTCCGATGTCCACGATCCGGCCCAGGAAAACCTGGTGGTGCTCCAGCCCCGCCTGCCACCGGGCCATCCCATAGAAGGTGGACCGGGCCAGGCGGCGGGAAGCGCGGTCGGCATACCGCAGGTAGCCGGCAAGCGGGCCGAACTCCGCATAGGACGTGGGCACCGAACCCCGACCGGCTGCCAGTGTGGGCAG
This genomic interval from Arthrobacter citreus contains the following:
- a CDS encoding SDR family oxidoreductase encodes the protein MQENSVSARRLEGKTAIVTGASRGIGLAVARRMAAEGARVCITARKPGPLEEAAASFPEGTVLAVAGKSDDAGHRAEVLDTVAGVFGRLDILVNNAGINPVYGPLMDLDAEAARKIIEVNLYGTLGWVQDAYHHEKLDFAGRGGSVINLSSVSAQTPSPGISFYGVSKAAIEQLTRSLAVELGPAIRVNALAPAVVKTQFARALYEGREEQVAAAYPLGRLGTPEDVAAAAAFLASDDAAWITGQILNLDGGLLAAGGNA
- a CDS encoding acyl-CoA dehydrogenase family protein, whose amino-acid sequence is MNTLPSDVEDLRLRTRDFIRSVVIPAEPSPGERLDEDTLGRLRASAKDAGVYAPHAPREYGGQGLPLKFWSPIFQEAGYSLIGPTVLNCQAPDEGNMHMLELIGTQAQKEQYLRPLVSGEARSCFGMTEPHPGAGSDPAALQSSAVKVDGGWVVNGHKRFTSGANNAAFCIAMVRTPALDGSLPGGAAPAGATMLLVDMDTPGVRIGQQISTMDRAIGGGHPHLHFEDVFVPDNAVLGAPGEGFRYAQVRLGPARLTHCMRWLGLARRAMDIALDRTNTREIFGSAMHELGIAQDMLALNVLDLETSDAIITKTAMLLDTDARAGSALSSVAKTHTSEAVYRVIDRSLQLCGGDGVSDRLPLASYLNEVRAFRIYDGSNETHKWAIARRASATRRREVEQGAPFQAGVDGTPSYSSAEA